A single genomic interval of Malania oleifera isolate guangnan ecotype guangnan chromosome 13, ASM2987363v1, whole genome shotgun sequence harbors:
- the LOC131146217 gene encoding uncharacterized protein LOC131146217 isoform X2 codes for MAKLECGTCLRCHHCAGPLSKEMETSDWTVRPLIRDSFSMIGSAVGGTTSAFYGFNHVMPIVQKWIKGPMRVHFLIGAPPVIVFSSACAGLAGIPHLLRSRIRNPIHQEGVQAPMGNLKCVKHQ; via the exons ATGGCAAAATTGGAGTGTGGAACTTGTTTGAGATGTCATCACTGTGCCGGTCCTCTTTCCAAAGAGATG GAAACTAGTGATTGGACGGTTCGACCCCTTATTAGGGATAGTTTCTCCATG ATAGGTTCTGCGGTTGGTGGTACTACAAGTGCATTCTATGGATTCAACCATG TGATGCCAATTGTCCAGAAGTGGATAAAGGGACCTATGCGGGTACATTTTCTTATTGGT GCACCACCTGTGATAGTATTCTCCTCAGCTTGTGCAGGGTTGGCAG GAATCCCTCATTTATTGAGGTCCAGAATCAGGAACCCAATACACCAGGAGGGTGTTCAGGCACCAATGGGGAACTTGAAGTGTGTTAAACATCAGTAA
- the LOC131146217 gene encoding uncharacterized protein LOC131146217 isoform X4: MAKLECGTCLRCHHCAGPLSKEMETSDWTVRPLIRDSFSMIGSAVGGTTSAFYGFNHVMPIVQKWIKGPMRVHFLIGAPPVIVFSSACAGLADIHGELIGNVVVL, translated from the exons ATGGCAAAATTGGAGTGTGGAACTTGTTTGAGATGTCATCACTGTGCCGGTCCTCTTTCCAAAGAGATG GAAACTAGTGATTGGACGGTTCGACCCCTTATTAGGGATAGTTTCTCCATG ATAGGTTCTGCGGTTGGTGGTACTACAAGTGCATTCTATGGATTCAACCATG TGATGCCAATTGTCCAGAAGTGGATAAAGGGACCTATGCGGGTACATTTTCTTATTGGT GCACCACCTGTGATAGTATTCTCCTCAGCTTGTGCAGGGTTGGCAG ACATCCATGGAGAACTGATTGGAAACGTAGTTGTATTGTGA